The sequence GGATGCGGCAGCTACGCGGAGGCGGTTGTGCTGAAGGGGGAGCTGCCGGACAAGTGCCCCGTCGGTGGGCCTTCAGTTGCGGCGGCGGTGGCGGCGATCATGGGCCTGGACGTGAAACCTTCATGGCCGAAGCGGCCAATCGTCCATTGCCGCGCAAAACTGAATGACCGGCTGCAGCGTGTTCCGTACGAGGGCGAGCCCAGCTGCGCGGCCGCAAACCTGGTCGCCGGTGTGCAGGGCTGCATCTACGGGTGCCTCGGCTTTGGCGACTGCGTTCGCGCCTGTGCATTCGACGCAATCCACATCGAGGACGGTCTGGCGGTGGTGGACTACGAGGCCTGTACCGGCTGCGGCGCCTGCGCACGCGTGTGCCCCCGCAACATCATCACGATGGTGCCGTTCAAGCGCGACCGCATGCTTGCGGTGGCCTGTTCGAACAAGGACTTCGGCAAGGAGGTCAAGGACGTCTGCACCGTGGGCT is a genomic window of Kiritimatiellia bacterium containing:
- a CDS encoding RnfABCDGE type electron transport complex subunit B, translated to MDPVVIGLAGGSMLVLAVGAGYVLGWAKDALRVEVDPRVDEVLAALPGANCGGCGYVGCGSYAEAVVLKGELPDKCPVGGPSVAAAVAAIMGLDVKPSWPKRPIVHCRAKLNDRLQRVPYEGEPSCAAANLVAGVQGCIYGCLGFGDCVRACAFDAIHIEDGLAVVDYEACTGCGACARVCPRNIITMVPFKRDRMLAVACSNKDFGKEVKDVCTVGCIGCRACGKRSPIFQFRDGNLPTIDYDAYDPDALEGVDAAVEKCPMHGLIYVGKPTPRDLAAAGDAEVPAVVTADFKTTVDKTDWQG